ACACGCTGACTTTCGGGCCCTGACCTGCGGTGGGGTCGAACAGGCGCATCTTAGTGCCCGCCCAATCGACCTGCATCGTGTGTCCCGGGGCGTGCGTGATCCTGGCTGCCAGCCCCGTAGCATCAACGTGCTGCGCCACGAGCTGGCGGAAACGCTCGTAGCTGTAATAGCGCTGCCCATCAGCAGCCGGGGTGGCAGTGTAGCGGCCCCACAAAACCTGCAGCGTTACTTTGTGCCTGCCGGTCCTGGCCTTGGCCACGGCATCGTAATCAATCGGGACGAAATCGCCCTGGCCGGTGCTGCGCCCATCATGAAACAGCCCGGCTAATGATTCACTGCTCAATCCCGCGAGTTGGGCTTCGGTAGTGATCCCTGAAGCTTCGAGCGCCTCGCGGGCTTTTTGAACTGTGGTGTGCGAACACCCCACGGTGGTACGGATTTGGCGGACGGACCAACCTTTGAGCACAAGGTCCATCACCGCCCGGTAGTCAGTCACAACTGGACTCCTCTGGCAATGCCGCGCGCCCTGTAGTCGCGCGGTCACCAGCATCGTCCCCCAAGGCGTTACTGGATACTCACCATCGCGTTACTCGAAACCCACCACGGTGTTACTAGATAAACCCGCGCAACACTTTGTCGCGGCGGTGTCCCTGTTCTTTCTGTGGCGTGGCGCGGCCGCGGAGGCAGATAAGCCACCGGTGACGGAGACCCAGACCGTCACCACCACGGAGACGCAGACCACTTTTCAGACCACCACGAAGTTCCCCTCCATCTTCGGTGAGCGCGATAACCCGACGGCGACGCTCCCGCCGGAGGAGCCGATGCCGGTACCGGAGGTGCCGCGCGAGTTCCGCGAGGACGCCCGCGACATTTTGGACCAGCTCCGCGACGGCGCGGACCAGTTCTTCCAGGAGCAGCAGTGATCGAGTCGCTTGAGATCGCCCAGGCTGTCGCCGAAGCCACGGCCAGGCATTGCACCGATGTGGTGATGAGCCCGGGCAGCCGCAACTCAGCGCTGGCCTACGCGCTTATCGCCCGGGACGACATCACAGTGCACATGCGTATTGATGAACGCTCCGCCGCCTTCACCGCCCTCGGCATCACCCGCGTTCAACGGCGCCATGTGGCGGTGGTGATGACGTCTGGCACCGCCGTGGCCAACGCGTACCCGGCGCTCATCGAGGCGCACATGACGCACACCCCCCTCGCCGTCATCAGCGCGGACCGCCCCGCGCGCCTCATCGGCACCGGCGCGAGCCAAACCATCTGGCAAGAGGGCATCTTCGCGCGCTACGCAACCACGCAGCAAGTGCATTCGCTTATCGACGCCACGTCGCTGCACTTCACCTCCCCCCAAATACACATCAACGTGGCCCTGGATACCCCGCTCGTGCCGCAGGCATTGCCGGGACGCACAGGCGCGCCACGCCGAGTGGGCCCTGGGGTGTTGTCGGGTTCGGCTGCGTTTGTGGACCACGGGGTGGTGGACATCGACCTCACCCGCGACACCTTGGTGATTGCGGGCGATGAGGCGTGGGAGGTGCCCGGGCTGGAGCACGTGCCCACCATCGCGGAACCGACCGCGCCGACGCCGTTCCATCAGGTGCACCCGTTGGCGGCCCGGTTTTCGCCCAGCGCGAGGTGGCCATTTCCCACGACGGGGGCGACTTCGCTGCCACCACAAAGCCTGCGCAGGTTGTGGTGGTGGGACACCCCACGCTGCACCGCGACGTGATGGCGTTGCTGGTGGACCCGGACATCCATGTGATTGGGCTAAGCCGCACCGACACCTTCACGGGCCAACCGGACGAGCGCGCAACACGCGTGAATGTCACCGGCCAGCCCACGGATACGTGGCTGAAGATCTGCGAGGCCGCAGGCGAGGTCGGCGCGGACACTGTGCGCCAAGCGCTCGCGGACGTCGAGTTCGGGTTCACCGGCCTGCACGTCGCCGCCGCGGTGTGCGACACCTTGGCCGTCGGCGACACCTTTGTGGTGGGCAGCTCCAACCCTGTGCGCGACGTCAGCTTTGCGGGCATGCCGTTTGATGGGGTTGACACCTATTCCGCCCGCGGCGCTGCTGGCATCGATGGGACGGTGTCCCAAGCCGTCGGCATCGCCTTGGCGGTCCAAGCGTTGCGCCCGGACGAGATCCGCGCCCCGCGCACCGTCGCGCTCATGGGTGATCTGACGTTCCTGCACGATGTCAACGGCCTGCTCATCGGCCCCGACGAGCCGCGCCCCGGCAACCTCACCATCGTGGTGGCCAACGATGACGGTGGCGGCATCTTCGAATCCCTCGAGCCCGGCGCCGAGACCGTGCGCGGCGCATTCGAGCGCGCCTTCGGCACTCCCCACGGCGCGCAGTTGGAGGACATCGTCGTAGGCTACGGCGCCCGCTACCGCTGGGCGGAAACACTTGCAGAGCTGCACGAAGCGCTGTTGGCGTGCGAGGCGGAACCGGACGGCATCACCGCGGTGGAGGCGGTGACCACCCGCGCGACGCGCCGGGAGCTTACGCAAAGGCTCAACCGGTGAGGTGGCGCCGCCGCGCGCACCAGTTCGTGCTCGCGCTCTACGCGTGCGCGGTGCTGGGCTGCGTGGCAATGGTCGTGGGCCCCTGGCTCAACGACGCCCAGATTGCCAACAACCCCGGCCGTGGCATGGGCACCGTGACGGAAGCGGGACGGCTGCAAACCTCCGTCAAATACGTTGACGAAGACGGCCAGCTGATCACCCCGCGCGGCGGGTTGCTCTATCCTTCTGGTCTCGGGGCGGAGCAGCATGTGTGGGTGACCTACGCCAAAGACAATCCTGACCTGGTCAAAGTGGCTCTTCGTGTTTGGGAGTGCGTAGGGGGTTGCGGGGTCGGTTTGTGGGGTTTGGGGTGTGGCACAAGATGTAGGGGGTCCTTGCTGCGTAAGGATGTAGGTGTTCAAGCCAACCCATACGCAACGAAGGACCCTTACCGTGCAGCCTACTTCCAATGTCGTCGCCGATACCATTTGCCGCACCGCGGAGCTGGGTTTGACGATCACTAACGCCGCCCACGACGCTGCGATGACACTCATCGAATGCGAAGCGCTCGCCCCGATCAACGAGTGCCCCTCATGTTCCCAGCCCGGTCTGCTGCGGGATCACACCTACCGTGAGCTGGTTGATCTTCCTATTGTGGGGTTTGCCACCAAGCTTCGGGTGCGGGTGCCGCGCTACCTCTGCGGCAACCATGCGTGCGGGCAGAAGAGCTTTCGGGCCGGGCTGGACTGCGCCGATGACCGCTCCAAGGTCACCCACCGGGTGGTGCGCTGGATTCTGCAGCGCCTTGCCGTTGACCGGATGAGTATCCAGGCAACCGCGAATGCGCTCGGTATCAGCTGGCAGCTCACGTGCGATCTGGCCTTGTCGATGACACGTGAGCTCATCAGCGATCCTGATCACCTCGCCGGGGTGCGCGTCATCGGTGTGGACGAGCACAAATGGGCGCATAACTTCCGCGCCGCCGGCGGCGGGTTCGTCACAGTGATCGTGGACATGACACATCAGCACACCGGTAAGCCCGCCAGGCTCCTCGACGTCATCCCAGGCAGAAGTGCTGACGTGCTCACTAGGTGGCTCAACCAACACCCCAAGGCGTTTCGTGAAGGGTTAGAGGTGATCACCATGGACGGGTTCCAAGGCTATGCCACGGCCGCTGACGAGGCGATCCCGCACGCCACACGGGTGATGGACCCCTTCCACGTGGTTCGCCTAGCTGGCGACAAGCTGACCTTGTGCCGGCAACGCCTGCAGCGTGAAACCACCGGCAGACGCGGCCGCAAAGGCGACCCACTGTTCCAAAACCGCAGAACACTGCTGACCAGGATTGGGCTGCTCAGCGGGTCGCAACAACAGCGGCTGGACAACTTATTCAACTACGACGACGACTACGCCGTGCTACAGGAGACCTGGCTGGTCTACCAAGAAATCATCGACAGCTACGAAGACGCCAACAAGACCCGGGCGAAAAAGAAAATGAGCCGCCTGATCGACCGGTTACGGGGCCTGCGCAACGCAGGCCTTGCCGAACTCGCCCAACTCGGACGCACAATCCACAAACGCCGCACAGACGTCCTCGCCTTCTTCGACATCGGCGCCTCCAACGGGCCAGTCGAAGCCATCAACGGACGCCTCGAACACCTCCGCGGCATCGCACTAGGCTTCCGCAACATCAACCACTACATCTTGCGCTGCCTCATCCACTCCGGAGGCCTCCAACCCAAAATCAACGCACTCTAAAACCCGAAGAGCCGTCAAAGTGGAGGGCCGCGCCTGGACGCTCTCCCTCATCCCGGCGCTTTCGGTGCTCGCGGTTGCAAGCGCCATCGCGATGGCTGGATGGTTCGCGGTGAATCGATGGGTGCCATAAAAATTCACGCGACGTTTAACTTGGGTTGACATGCAGTTCGCATTGGGGTGCCAAGGTGAGGGCCATTATCCGTGTGGGAATCGTTGCTGAGTCGTTTTTGCCAAACGTCAACGGGGTCACAAACTCGGTGCTCCGCGTGCTGGAGCATTTGAAGCGGGAGGGGCACGAAGCCATGGTCGTCGCCCCCGGCGCCCGCGACTTCCAGGACGAAATTCCGGACTACCTCGGTTTTCCCATCGTGCGCGTGCCAACGGTGATGGTGCCGCTGATTGATTCGCTGCCGATCGGCGTGCCCACCACCACCGTCGCGGCGGCGCTTGCGGAATTCAACCCGGACATCATCCACCTGGCCTGCCCGTTCGTCCTCGGCGGCGCCGGTGCCTTCGCGGCGCGCCAACTGGGCGTGCCGGCGGTGGGGCTGTACCAGACCGATGTGGCTGGGTTTGCCACGAAGTACCACGCCGCCATGATTGCCAACATCGCCTGGGACTGGACGCGCACGGTGCACAACATGTGCGAGATGACGCTCGCACCCTCCTCGGTGTACATCCGCGAGCTGGAATCCCACGGCATCAAAAACGTCCGGCACTGGGGCCGCGGCGTGGACACGGAGCTGTTCAATCCCACGAAGCGCTCCGACGTGCTGCGGCGCGCCTGGGATCCGACAGGGGAGAAGAAGGTCGTCGGATTCGTCGGCCGCCTCGCCGCGAAAAAGTCAGTGCACCGACTCGCCGCGCTGCACGGGGACCTGTCGATCCAGCTCGTGATTGTTGGCGGTGGTCCGGAGCGCGATGCGCTTGAGTCGCTCATGCCGGACGCCGTGTTCACCGGCGCCCTGTCCGGCGAGGAACTCGCCCGCGCCTACGCCTCGCTGGACCTGTTCGTGCACACCGGCGAGTTCGAAACATTCTGCCAGGCCATCCAAGAAGCGCAGGCCTCCGGCGTGCCCACCATCGGCCCGAAGGCCGGCGGCCCCATCGACCTCATCGAACACGGCGAAAATGGCTACTGCTCGAGGTGGACACCTTCGAAGACGAGCTACCCGATGCGGCCGCCTGGCTTCTCGACGCCGCCCGCCACCCCCAACTCCAACTCACCGCACGCGAGTCCGTAGCCGATAAAACCTGGGCAGCACTGGGGGGCCAGCTGTTGGGCTACTACGAAGAGGTGCTGCGCAACTACCAGCGCAACGTCAACCAGCTCATGGGCCGGGAAGTAGCGGTGCCGCACTGGGTGCCGGCGCGCATTTCGCAGCCGCGCTCGGTACTGCGGTCTCGCACCGCGTAGGCGCATGCGCGCCGCCAAGTAGAGTGGCGAGCATGTCTGTCGGCGACCTGTCCACCAGCACCCAGAACTACCTCAAAGGCATCTGGGCGCTTTCGGAATGGTCAGATACGCCGGTGACAACGTCGTCTGTGGCCAAGCACCTCGGACTGCGGAAATCCACCGTCTCCGACGGGGTGCGCAAGCTCGGCGAGCAGGGCCTGGTGGAGCACAAGCCTTACG
Above is a genomic segment from Corynebacterium sp. CNCTC7651 containing:
- a CDS encoding ISL3 family transposase codes for the protein MQPTSNVVADTICRTAELGLTITNAAHDAAMTLIECEALAPINECPSCSQPGLLRDHTYRELVDLPIVGFATKLRVRVPRYLCGNHACGQKSFRAGLDCADDRSKVTHRVVRWILQRLAVDRMSIQATANALGISWQLTCDLALSMTRELISDPDHLAGVRVIGVDEHKWAHNFRAAGGGFVTVIVDMTHQHTGKPARLLDVIPGRSADVLTRWLNQHPKAFREGLEVITMDGFQGYATAADEAIPHATRVMDPFHVVRLAGDKLTLCRQRLQRETTGRRGRKGDPLFQNRRTLLTRIGLLSGSQQQRLDNLFNYDDDYAVLQETWLVYQEIIDSYEDANKTRAKKKMSRLIDRLRGLRNAGLAELAQLGRTIHKRRTDVLAFFDIGASNGPVEAINGRLEHLRGIALGFRNINHYILRCLIHSGGLQPKINAL